In a genomic window of Chloroflexota bacterium:
- a CDS encoding thiamine pyrophosphate-dependent dehydrogenase E1 component subunit alpha, which produces MDIERDKLLDMYRMMVRIRTFEEQLAKDFADGKIPGFLHLSVGQEANPAGVCANLRADDIITTNHRGHGHVIAKGGNQYSLAPLMAEIYGKGTGLNKGKAGSQHLSDLDVGVLVAEGIQGTVLTLAVGAALTAKFKSTDRVAVAFMGDGTLNTGRFHEGMNMASAWKLPLICYCENNLYAETTSIYDSTNLTDLTDRAAAFAVPGVAVDGNDVIAVYEATAEAVARARKGEGTTFIEARTCRQRGHFEGDPQIYRTREQKDECLKMDPIPRFRNKLIEMGVLTDGAADKIHQEVAAEVDEAVRFASESPYPAPEEVLTDVYA; this is translated from the coding sequence ATGGATATTGAAAGAGATAAACTACTGGATATGTACCGCATGATGGTCCGAATTCGGACTTTCGAGGAACAGCTGGCGAAAGACTTTGCCGACGGGAAAATACCCGGATTTCTGCATTTAAGCGTGGGGCAGGAGGCTAACCCTGCGGGTGTATGTGCCAACCTGAGAGCCGATGATATAATCACCACCAACCATCGCGGACACGGGCACGTAATCGCCAAAGGTGGCAACCAGTATTCCCTGGCCCCGTTGATGGCTGAAATATATGGTAAGGGGACCGGCTTAAACAAGGGTAAAGCAGGCTCTCAGCATCTCAGTGACCTGGATGTTGGTGTCCTGGTTGCCGAGGGGATTCAGGGCACCGTGCTCACACTTGCCGTTGGGGCGGCTCTCACCGCTAAATTCAAGAGCACAGACCGGGTTGCCGTCGCTTTCATGGGAGACGGGACATTGAATACGGGGAGATTCCATGAGGGAATGAACATGGCCTCGGCCTGGAAACTGCCCCTAATCTGCTACTGCGAAAACAACCTGTACGCCGAGACGACGAGCATTTATGACTCCACGAACCTGACCGACCTCACGGATAGGGCCGCTGCCTTTGCCGTGCCCGGCGTAGCCGTCGATGGCAATGACGTAATCGCCGTTTACGAGGCAACCGCCGAAGCCGTGGCCCGCGCCCGGAAGGGTGAAGGCACCACCTTCATAGAGGCCAGAACCTGCCGGCAGCGAGGCCACTTTGAGGGAGACCCGCAAATCTATCGAACCAGAGAGCAAAAAGACGAGTGCCTCAAGATGGACCCGATTCCGAGATTCAGAAACAAGCTTATCGAAATGGGTGTCCTGACAGATGGTGCGGCAGATAAAATCCACCAGGAAGTGGCGGCGGAGGTCGATGAAGCCGTCAGGTTTGCATCCGAAAGTCCATATCCTGCGCCGGAAGAAGTCCTGACGGACGTCTACGCTTAG
- a CDS encoding alpha-ketoacid dehydrogenase subunit beta, translating into MREITYQKAINEAVDEEMARDPAVILMGQDVRTWGAPLGEFKGLYEKYGERVLDTGISETAMLGATAGSAATGMRPIVHIMFGEFLGVCMSDIRCALTKTRYMTGGKTKFPATIMTYTGAGRSAAGEHSACPYSIMMATPGLKIVVPATPYDAKGLIKSAIREDNPVQVFYHVGLIFSKMTSEIPDEDFTIPIGKADIKREGNDVTVVAIGLMVHRALAAADKLQEKGINIEIVDPRTLAPLDKQTIIDSVKKTGKLVIMDEEPKTESASSEIAAIVAEEAFYFLKAPIRRVCAPDTPIPFSPALERAWMPDEENLIEAVTELAG; encoded by the coding sequence ATGCGAGAAATAACCTATCAGAAAGCGATAAACGAAGCGGTCGACGAGGAGATGGCGAGAGACCCTGCGGTGATATTGATGGGCCAGGATGTCAGAACATGGGGTGCCCCGCTGGGCGAATTCAAAGGCTTATATGAAAAATATGGGGAAAGGGTGCTGGACACCGGAATTTCGGAAACAGCGATGCTGGGAGCAACCGCAGGTTCAGCCGCCACGGGGATGAGGCCAATCGTACATATAATGTTCGGCGAGTTTCTGGGCGTTTGCATGTCCGATATAAGATGTGCGCTTACCAAAACGAGATACATGACCGGTGGGAAGACCAAATTCCCGGCGACCATCATGACCTATACCGGTGCCGGCAGGTCGGCGGCTGGAGAACACTCTGCGTGTCCTTACAGCATTATGATGGCTACTCCGGGACTCAAAATCGTCGTGCCAGCAACCCCTTATGATGCCAAAGGACTGATTAAATCAGCCATCAGGGAAGATAATCCCGTACAGGTCTTTTACCATGTCGGCCTGATATTCAGCAAAATGACCAGTGAAATACCGGATGAAGATTTCACCATACCTATTGGAAAAGCGGATATCAAGAGAGAAGGTAACGATGTTACCGTTGTGGCCATAGGACTCATGGTTCACCGGGCGCTCGCCGCCGCCGACAAGCTCCAGGAGAAGGGCATAAATATAGAAATTGTCGACCCCCGAACACTGGCACCGCTGGACAAGCAGACCATCATCGATTCGGTTAAAAAGACGGGCAAACTGGTGATTATGGATGAAGAGCCCAAGACGGAGAGTGCGTCGTCCGAAATCGCAGCCATTGTCGCTGAGGAGGCTTTCTACTTTCTCAAGGCCCCAATAAGACGGGTATGCGCGCCAGATACGCCCATTCCGTTCAGCCCGGCTCTTGAGAGGGCCTGGATGCCGGATGAGGAGAACTTAATCGAGGCGGTCACCGAGCTGGCGGGCTGA
- a CDS encoding DUF362 domain-containing protein produces the protein MGKSTVALIGCDTYDEEQVREAVEAGVNLLGGISRFIEPGENIVVKPNVLLGTNPQKCVTTYPSVFKAVGMMSKKAGANVSYGDSSGFGKCEGNARRADLKQVADELGIILADFDKGKAVTHRDALLNKRFVLANGVLVSDGLISLPKLKTHGLTRFTGAVKNQFGCIPGLLKSQFHVKMPDPYDFAAMLVDLNTLIKPRLYIMDGIMAMEGNGPRSGKPKKLGVLLFSSDPVALDSVACRIIDLDPAFVPTSKAGERAGLGTYHQQNIEVIGDSIESFIARDFDVVRKPPVPVPSGFMRTFLRNQICPRPTINERLCTNCGTCVKLCPVKPRAVDWHTGDESRPPKYKYDRCIRCYCCQELCPEGAVTIQNPLLGRIFSR, from the coding sequence ATGGGTAAATCGACTGTTGCCTTGATTGGATGCGATACCTATGATGAAGAGCAGGTACGTGAGGCTGTCGAAGCCGGGGTGAATCTTCTAGGAGGAATTTCACGCTTCATAGAGCCTGGCGAGAATATAGTAGTCAAACCCAATGTGTTGCTCGGCACAAATCCCCAAAAGTGTGTCACAACGTATCCCTCGGTTTTCAAGGCGGTAGGCATGATGTCGAAAAAAGCCGGGGCCAACGTGTCCTATGGAGATTCTTCGGGTTTTGGGAAGTGCGAAGGCAATGCGAGAAGAGCCGATTTGAAGCAGGTGGCCGATGAGCTGGGCATAATACTGGCCGATTTTGATAAAGGCAAGGCGGTTACCCATAGAGACGCGCTTTTGAACAAGAGGTTTGTTCTGGCTAACGGGGTCCTTGTTTCAGACGGTCTGATAAGCCTGCCTAAGCTGAAAACGCATGGGTTGACCCGGTTCACCGGAGCCGTCAAGAATCAATTTGGCTGTATCCCCGGTCTCCTGAAAAGCCAGTTTCATGTAAAGATGCCCGACCCGTATGACTTCGCTGCCATGCTCGTCGATTTGAATACGCTTATAAAACCACGTCTGTATATCATGGATGGTATTATGGCCATGGAGGGGAACGGGCCTAGAAGCGGGAAGCCCAAAAAACTGGGCGTCCTGCTGTTCTCCAGCGACCCTGTTGCCCTGGATTCCGTAGCCTGCAGAATCATTGACCTGGACCCCGCATTCGTGCCGACGTCGAAAGCAGGCGAAAGGGCAGGGCTTGGAACGTATCATCAGCAGAACATTGAAGTTATCGGCGATAGCATAGAATCATTCATTGCCAGGGATTTTGACGTGGTTCGCAAGCCGCCTGTCCCGGTACCAAGCGGTTTTATGAGGACTTTCCTCAGGAACCAGATATGCCCCCGACCGACTATCAATGAAAGGCTGTGTACCAACTGCGGCACATGTGTAAAACTCTGTCCCGTCAAGCCCAGGGCCGTCGACTGGCATACAGGTGATGAATCCAGGCCGCCGAAATATAAATATGACCGCTGTATCCGTTGTTATTGCTGCCAGGAATTGTGCCCGGAAGGAGCCGTAACCATACAGAATCCACTGCTGGGCAGGATTTTCTCCCGTTAA
- a CDS encoding mandelate racemase/muconate lactonizing protein, which translates to MKITNVRIRELSGTIQYPDDFWQERLRMPTDIYPKFKARTARDVYGGWKFISESGDKQKVRNVFLEIDTDDGVRGISGPINWLAPAFYIDTQLKPILIGQDPFATELIWDQMYRTAIHGRKGDNMHAISYVDVALWDIKGKALGQPVYRLLGGPTQEKIPAYASALGFSIEPDKAREKVKEFRAQGFTGTKWFVREGPTDGPEGERKNVQLMKALREAAGPDMKIMIDCWNSWDVPYTLKMAELMAEYQPYWFEEPVLADLPESYARLRAECPVKIAGAEHEYTRWGAKMLMDIGACDVYQLDPVWAGGISELVKICTLASTYDVQVIPHGCMPHINAQVSFAHNVVLVPMMEYLVVLNEMWQHFLKNPLKPVDGFFSPPDRPGIGIELDDSKIESERELSWA; encoded by the coding sequence ATGAAAATAACAAATGTGCGGATTCGCGAGTTATCCGGGACTATTCAGTACCCGGACGATTTCTGGCAGGAACGTCTTCGCATGCCGACGGATATCTATCCCAAGTTCAAAGCTCGGACTGCCAGAGATGTCTACGGCGGTTGGAAATTCATTTCTGAAAGCGGGGACAAGCAAAAGGTAAGAAATGTCTTCCTCGAGATCGACACAGATGACGGTGTCAGGGGCATTTCTGGGCCTATCAACTGGCTTGCGCCGGCTTTCTATATAGATACGCAGCTCAAGCCTATCCTTATCGGGCAGGACCCCTTTGCCACCGAACTCATCTGGGACCAGATGTATCGCACTGCCATTCACGGGCGGAAGGGCGACAATATGCACGCCATCAGTTACGTTGACGTAGCCCTGTGGGATATCAAAGGCAAAGCACTGGGACAACCGGTATACCGGCTTTTGGGCGGTCCGACCCAGGAAAAAATACCCGCCTATGCCAGCGCCCTTGGCTTCTCCATTGAACCGGATAAAGCCAGAGAGAAGGTCAAGGAATTTCGGGCACAGGGCTTCACCGGCACCAAGTGGTTTGTTCGTGAAGGCCCCACCGACGGGCCGGAAGGAGAACGTAAAAATGTGCAACTGATGAAAGCACTGCGTGAGGCTGCCGGTCCCGATATGAAAATAATGATTGACTGCTGGAATAGCTGGGATGTCCCTTACACTCTCAAGATGGCGGAGCTGATGGCAGAGTATCAGCCTTACTGGTTTGAGGAACCGGTACTGGCCGACCTGCCCGAAAGTTACGCGCGTTTGAGGGCGGAGTGCCCGGTTAAAATAGCCGGTGCTGAGCACGAGTATACCCGCTGGGGCGCCAAAATGTTGATGGACATTGGCGCATGCGATGTTTACCAGTTGGACCCGGTATGGGCCGGCGGCATCAGTGAACTGGTTAAAATATGTACTCTTGCTTCAACATACGATGTCCAGGTAATACCTCATGGATGTATGCCTCACATAAATGCTCAGGTGTCTTTTGCGCATAATGTAGTGCTCGTACCCATGATGGAATATTTAGTCGTTCTAAATGAGATGTGGCAGCACTTCCTCAAAAATCCTCTGAAACCAGTCGACGGCTTTTTCAGCCCGCCAGACAGGCCCGGCATCGGTATCGAACTGGATGATAGCAAGATAGAATCGGAACGAGAATTGAGCTGGGCATAA